From the Comamonas odontotermitis genome, one window contains:
- a CDS encoding cupin domain-containing protein, whose translation MTVQENTFSHIKPSDTPFTSGGLRDFFIYRDLGIANATGGKVVAHLVRANSAPEAGTGWHTHGADFHIVYMLKGWAKFMYEDKETLVEAGDCVHQRPGIRHFLFDYSPDMEYLEVVGPADFTSIDTEGPCAVPEPAKW comes from the coding sequence ATGACAGTTCAAGAAAACACCTTTTCCCATATCAAACCCAGTGATACTCCCTTTACAAGTGGCGGATTACGTGATTTCTTCATCTACCGTGATCTGGGCATCGCCAATGCCACTGGCGGTAAAGTGGTAGCCCATCTTGTGCGAGCAAATAGTGCCCCCGAAGCAGGAACTGGTTGGCATACCCATGGAGCAGATTTCCATATTGTCTATATGCTCAAAGGCTGGGCAAAATTCATGTACGAAGATAAAGAGACATTGGTTGAGGCCGGCGACTGCGTACATCAACGTCCCGGCATCAGGCATTTTCTTTTCGACTATTCGCCAGATATGGAGTACTTAGAAGTAGTTGGACCAGCAGACTTCACCAGCATAGACACAGAGGGCCCCTGCGCTGTTCCCGAGCCTGCCAAGTGGTAA
- a CDS encoding PhzF family phenazine biosynthesis protein, which yields MYDAFACELHGGNVAGVVYCEAPLATRLMQHLAAELAAPTTGFVSRESNGWRIRFFTPSQEIDMCGHVTVAVFSSLVDDGLLPVDQATRTYAFTKAGRMDIVIAVDGPRPMIELKQLPPRFRDVHINKDQMASLLGLAIDRLHPSLPLEVVSTGLSHLVVPVVHVEALRELKPKNEALACLSRELGVDTVPVVAFNGLPVSVMARSRDLCPGIGNAEEPASGTTNGALACYMAKHGLRDNSSSIGCAEQGVEMGRYSLIESKLLFDAHGLVMGVSVRGQALLSLTGLLHLPQ from the coding sequence TTGTACGATGCATTTGCCTGCGAATTGCACGGCGGCAATGTGGCCGGGGTTGTCTATTGTGAGGCCCCTCTGGCCACCCGACTGATGCAGCACCTAGCCGCAGAACTGGCAGCACCGACCACTGGCTTCGTTTCGCGGGAGTCAAACGGCTGGCGCATTAGGTTTTTCACGCCGAGCCAGGAGATTGACATGTGCGGCCACGTCACAGTCGCGGTGTTCTCATCCCTGGTTGATGATGGCCTGCTGCCGGTCGACCAAGCAACCCGCACCTACGCGTTCACGAAGGCCGGACGTATGGATATCGTAATCGCGGTGGATGGGCCGCGCCCGATGATCGAGTTAAAGCAGCTGCCGCCGAGGTTTCGCGATGTGCACATCAACAAAGATCAGATGGCATCACTGCTAGGGCTCGCAATCGACCGATTGCACCCGTCGCTGCCGCTTGAAGTGGTATCCACAGGGCTGAGCCATTTAGTAGTACCCGTTGTACACGTTGAGGCACTGCGGGAGCTTAAACCGAAGAATGAAGCCTTGGCCTGCCTCAGCAGGGAACTCGGTGTGGACACAGTCCCAGTCGTAGCGTTCAACGGCCTACCAGTGTCCGTGATGGCGAGATCTCGCGACCTTTGCCCCGGCATCGGCAATGCGGAAGAGCCCGCGTCCGGCACGACTAATGGTGCATTGGCTTGCTACATGGCAAAGCACGGGCTGCGCGACAACTCTAGCTCGATAGGATGCGCTGAGCAAGGGGTCGAGATGGGGCGCTACAGCCTGATCGAAAGTAAGCTTCTCTTCGATGCTCACGGATTGGTAATGGGCGTTTCGGTGCGCGGCCAGGCACTACTTTCGTTGACTGGATTGCTGCATCTACCCCAATGA
- a CDS encoding IclR family transcriptional regulator, with protein MSSEAQSPPDIETPDSSSGVAVLDRAFALLGAFEPTDERLSLTELSRRTGLYKSTVLRLLAALEHGGFMRKLDDGQYAIGPQPMRLAAIYQRSFRVDSIIEPLLAELSGKLGETASFYVRAGARRLVVSRVEPARAVRVSIRIGEEFDVSRGASGKVLLAFTEAKPSGDLIRARLWATSYGERDPETASASVPVFGALGELKGALTVSGPLARLGQPAQMEIAVAELLEMGRRATLEFGGSPGRYVQALARVAGLDCP; from the coding sequence ATGTCATCAGAAGCCCAGTCCCCACCAGATATAGAAACTCCCGATAGCTCAAGCGGCGTTGCTGTCCTCGATCGGGCTTTCGCATTGCTGGGGGCCTTTGAGCCCACCGATGAGCGACTTTCGCTCACAGAGCTGTCGCGCCGTACTGGCCTCTATAAAAGCACGGTGCTTCGCCTGCTCGCGGCACTTGAGCACGGCGGCTTCATGCGCAAGCTTGACGACGGTCAGTACGCCATTGGCCCCCAACCGATGCGTTTGGCAGCGATCTATCAGCGCTCATTTCGGGTGGACTCGATCATTGAGCCGCTGCTTGCAGAGCTCAGCGGCAAACTCGGAGAGACTGCTTCGTTCTATGTGCGAGCGGGCGCCCGGCGATTGGTTGTCAGCCGCGTTGAGCCCGCGCGCGCTGTGCGGGTCTCGATCCGGATTGGAGAGGAGTTTGACGTCAGCCGCGGCGCGTCAGGCAAGGTCCTGCTTGCGTTTACAGAGGCAAAGCCAAGCGGCGACCTCATTCGAGCGCGCTTATGGGCAACGTCATACGGAGAGCGGGACCCCGAAACGGCCTCGGCTTCCGTCCCAGTGTTCGGCGCCTTAGGAGAACTCAAGGGAGCGTTGACGGTGTCTGGGCCACTTGCAAGGCTCGGCCAGCCTGCTCAGATGGAAATCGCTGTCGCAGAACTGCTTGAAATGGGGCGCCGAGCGACATTGGAGTTCGGCGGCTCCCCTGGTCGATATGTGCAGGCTTTGGCCAGAGTGGCTGGACTGGACTGCCCCTAG
- a CDS encoding CitMHS family transporter, producing MVEIVVLLALGYGMVITFMVLIMTKRMAALVALALVPIAFGLIAASPDSIGKMMIDGVTKLAPTGVMLTFGILYFSIMTDAGLFDPLVKCIVRFVKGDPLKLLVGTAVMSTAVALDGDGATTYVICAAALLPIYKRLGVKLQYMATVLLMSIGIMNIVPWGGPTARAAAAMHVDVAEVFIPLIPAMLVGLAYQIAVAAIFGLRERRRLGVLSCPTEVSNIMAVAQVPSETRRPTLMAPNLLLTGVLLYCLIKGVLPLPVLFLVATALALMLNYPKLKDQQERIASHASNVLAVVSLIFAAGIFTGILSGTGMLDAMSNSLLNVMPAWMGPYIAPATALLSAPATYALLSNDAFYFGVLPILANTASAYGITPAEMARASLLGQPIHLLSPLVASTYLLVALLDINYGDNQKASLLWVFGMVLAMIGGALLFGVIPFVSNL from the coding sequence GTGGTGGAGATAGTGGTGTTGCTCGCTCTCGGTTACGGCATGGTCATCACCTTCATGGTGCTGATCATGACCAAGCGCATGGCTGCTCTGGTCGCGCTCGCGCTGGTGCCGATTGCGTTTGGCTTAATCGCCGCATCGCCCGATTCGATCGGCAAGATGATGATCGATGGCGTCACCAAGCTTGCCCCCACGGGCGTGATGCTGACCTTCGGCATCTTGTACTTCAGCATCATGACGGATGCGGGGTTGTTCGACCCGTTGGTCAAATGCATCGTGCGCTTCGTTAAGGGCGATCCGCTGAAGCTGTTGGTGGGCACAGCCGTCATGAGCACTGCTGTTGCATTGGACGGCGACGGTGCTACCACCTATGTGATCTGTGCAGCTGCTTTGCTACCGATCTACAAACGGCTCGGCGTGAAGCTGCAGTACATGGCCACCGTGTTGCTGATGTCAATCGGCATCATGAATATCGTCCCCTGGGGAGGTCCCACAGCACGTGCGGCTGCCGCAATGCACGTCGACGTAGCGGAGGTGTTCATTCCGTTGATCCCGGCCATGCTTGTCGGCTTGGCATATCAAATCGCTGTAGCCGCCATCTTCGGCTTGCGCGAACGCCGCCGGCTCGGTGTTCTAAGCTGCCCAACCGAGGTGTCAAACATCATGGCAGTGGCACAGGTGCCCTCCGAGACGCGCCGGCCAACGCTGATGGCTCCGAACCTATTGCTGACAGGGGTGCTGCTGTATTGCCTGATCAAGGGTGTGCTTCCCTTGCCGGTGCTGTTCCTGGTAGCCACGGCCCTGGCTTTGATGCTCAACTACCCCAAGCTCAAGGACCAGCAGGAGCGCATTGCCTCCCATGCATCGAACGTGCTGGCCGTGGTCTCGCTGATCTTTGCCGCTGGCATCTTCACGGGCATCCTCTCCGGCACGGGCATGCTCGACGCCATGTCAAACAGCCTGCTAAATGTGATGCCGGCATGGATGGGACCGTACATAGCCCCGGCGACCGCACTGCTCAGCGCTCCGGCCACCTATGCACTACTGAGCAACGACGCTTTCTACTTTGGCGTGCTGCCCATCTTGGCCAATACCGCCAGCGCATACGGCATCACACCAGCAGAGATGGCACGAGCCTCGCTGCTGGGCCAGCCTATCCACCTGCTGAGCCCGCTGGTGGCATCGACCTACCTTCTGGTCGCTCTGCTGGACATCAACTATGGCGACAACCAGAAAGCCTCACTGCTTTGGGTATTCGGCATGGTGCTCGCGATGATCGGCGGCGCATTGCTATTCGGAGTGATTCCCTTCGTCTCGAACTTATGA
- a CDS encoding amidohydrolase family protein, which produces MSTNYIAVREDWLKLGEEEAIEPALAIIDAHHHFYDRPGWTYLQDAYQADARSGHAIESSVYMQALTRYRQQGPTALQPVGETEFVVAVTSNSHASQTAKGIVGYADLRAGADVGAVLDAHIKAGEGRFRGVRHLTTWDSDTSLANPLTAATQGLLGDTAYRAGLATLLSRSLSYDAWLFWPQLDELYEVAAALPELPIIINHCGGIVRIGAYAGRDDEVFSRWSASMRKLAQLPNVHVKLGGLGMRINGFGFDAEHLPPSSDQLAATWRPWMLHCIDTFGPERCMFESNFPVDKGSYSFVNGWNAFKKLTADFSACERQALFQGTASRVYRLV; this is translated from the coding sequence ATGAGTACCAACTACATTGCTGTCCGTGAGGACTGGCTCAAGCTCGGCGAAGAAGAAGCGATCGAGCCGGCGCTTGCCATTATCGATGCGCACCACCACTTCTATGACAGGCCCGGATGGACCTATCTGCAGGACGCCTACCAGGCCGATGCTCGCAGCGGGCATGCGATCGAGTCCTCCGTCTATATGCAAGCGCTTACCCGGTATCGGCAACAGGGCCCAACAGCATTGCAGCCCGTTGGAGAGACCGAGTTTGTGGTTGCTGTCACATCCAATAGCCACGCGTCACAAACTGCCAAGGGCATCGTTGGCTATGCCGATCTGCGCGCAGGGGCGGACGTGGGCGCTGTGCTCGATGCGCACATCAAGGCTGGCGAGGGGCGCTTTCGCGGCGTCCGGCACCTCACCACCTGGGATTCAGACACCTCCTTGGCCAATCCTCTGACCGCTGCAACGCAAGGCCTGCTGGGCGATACGGCCTATCGTGCAGGCCTTGCGACGCTGCTGTCCCGCAGCCTGTCCTACGATGCCTGGCTGTTCTGGCCGCAACTGGACGAACTATACGAGGTTGCCGCCGCGCTCCCTGAGCTGCCGATCATCATTAACCACTGCGGCGGCATCGTTCGCATTGGTGCCTACGCGGGTCGCGACGACGAAGTGTTCTCGCGCTGGTCCGCATCGATGCGCAAGCTTGCACAGCTGCCTAACGTGCACGTCAAGCTCGGGGGCCTGGGCATGCGCATCAACGGCTTTGGCTTCGATGCTGAGCACCTCCCTCCGTCCTCCGATCAACTGGCCGCAACTTGGCGGCCGTGGATGCTGCATTGCATAGACACGTTCGGTCCCGAGCGCTGCATGTTCGAGAGCAATTTTCCCGTCGACAAGGGCTCATACAGCTTCGTCAATGGTTGGAACGCCTTCAAGAAGCTCACGGCAGATTTCTCCGCCTGTGAGCGCCAAGCCCTTTTCCAGGGTACGGCAAGCCGCGTGTACCGGCTCGTCTGA
- a CDS encoding Bug family tripartite tricarboxylate transporter substrate binding protein, whose amino-acid sequence MNLFPRLAIACTFGVAVVAQAQTPYPNQPIKLIVPFPPGGGTDAVARMVLDKIRIGTGWTLIVENKAGAGGNIGMDAVAKAAPDGYTLGMGQTANLAINPTLYAKMPYDASTAFTPIATVAGQAVVLVVRDNSPYKSLKDLVNAAKAKPDSLTMASAGSGTVGHLTGEVFTKQAGITTRHIPYKGAGPAANDLLGGQVDYYFATPQTVISFVKAGKLRALAVSSAKRMPALPDVPTVAESGYAGFDTTDWKMLVAPAKTPPAIVAQLQAEVAKALARSDTIATLLAEGSTPVAGSSQDASALLKAEQQRWGAVVRSGNIKID is encoded by the coding sequence ATGAACCTTTTTCCTCGTCTGGCCATCGCTTGCACGTTTGGCGTTGCTGTCGTTGCGCAAGCGCAGACACCTTACCCCAACCAACCGATCAAGTTGATAGTGCCGTTCCCTCCAGGAGGCGGCACGGATGCGGTTGCGCGCATGGTGCTGGACAAAATCCGCATTGGCACAGGCTGGACCCTGATCGTAGAGAACAAGGCCGGCGCGGGCGGCAACATCGGCATGGATGCTGTTGCAAAGGCAGCGCCTGATGGCTACACGCTGGGCATGGGCCAAACTGCCAACTTGGCGATCAATCCAACGCTTTACGCCAAGATGCCCTACGACGCGTCAACAGCTTTCACGCCTATCGCGACAGTTGCCGGTCAAGCGGTTGTATTGGTTGTCCGAGACAACTCTCCTTACAAGTCGTTGAAAGACCTAGTCAATGCCGCGAAGGCTAAACCCGATTCGCTGACCATGGCCTCCGCAGGCAGCGGCACCGTCGGCCATCTCACCGGCGAGGTCTTCACGAAGCAAGCTGGAATCACCACACGGCACATCCCATACAAGGGCGCCGGCCCCGCAGCCAATGACCTTCTGGGCGGCCAGGTCGATTACTACTTTGCCACGCCACAAACGGTGATCTCCTTCGTCAAGGCCGGCAAGTTGCGTGCACTTGCGGTCAGTTCCGCCAAGCGTATGCCTGCGCTCCCTGATGTGCCCACTGTGGCCGAGAGTGGATATGCCGGCTTCGATACCACCGACTGGAAGATGCTCGTGGCACCGGCCAAAACACCACCAGCGATTGTGGCGCAGCTACAAGCTGAAGTCGCCAAAGCCCTGGCACGCAGCGACACCATCGCCACGCTTCTAGCGGAAGGCAGCACACCGGTCGCCGGTTCGTCTCAGGATGCTTCGGCATTGCTGAAGGCCGAGCAACAACGCTGGGGCGCCGTCGTTCGCTCCGGGAACATCAAGATCGACTAG
- a CDS encoding tripartite tricarboxylate transporter substrate binding protein → MNIVRILSAVAFAAASTATAPVSHAQTFPARPITIIVPYAVGGTTDIVARLATNQVANGLGQPFVVDNRVGGGGLIGWGTVARSTPDGYTVLTTEMSFTIAPGLLPKMPFDAQKGFSQIITAASAPHVLVVNPALPAKTVQEFVALAKAKPGAMNYGSGGNGTNTHLGGELFKSAAGVDLMHVPYKGAGQVLTDLMAGQVQALVTSLPTALPHIKSGKLRALVVTSEKRSPLLPDVPSAKEANLPSFVMDFWVGFAAPAGTPQPTIDKLNQAFVAALNSEDGKRRLAEQGLTPVANTPAQATQLVAAEIKRWATVVKTANIKAE, encoded by the coding sequence ATGAATATCGTCCGCATCCTTTCGGCTGTCGCATTCGCAGCTGCGTCGACTGCCACCGCACCGGTTTCACACGCCCAAACCTTCCCTGCGCGCCCCATCACGATCATCGTGCCCTATGCCGTCGGTGGCACCACAGACATCGTCGCCCGCCTTGCAACCAACCAAGTCGCCAACGGCCTGGGCCAGCCGTTTGTTGTGGATAACCGCGTTGGCGGCGGTGGCCTCATTGGCTGGGGCACTGTGGCGCGCTCCACTCCGGATGGCTACACGGTGCTGACCACTGAAATGTCTTTCACCATCGCTCCAGGCTTGCTGCCCAAGATGCCGTTCGATGCGCAGAAAGGTTTCTCACAGATCATCACTGCCGCATCTGCTCCCCACGTCCTAGTTGTCAATCCCGCTCTGCCAGCCAAGACTGTCCAAGAGTTCGTCGCATTGGCCAAAGCCAAACCTGGCGCCATGAACTATGGTTCTGGCGGCAATGGCACGAACACACACCTGGGTGGTGAGCTGTTCAAGAGCGCCGCAGGCGTGGACCTGATGCATGTGCCTTACAAAGGCGCGGGGCAGGTGCTGACTGATCTGATGGCCGGCCAAGTGCAGGCACTCGTGACCTCGCTGCCCACGGCACTGCCGCACATCAAGTCTGGCAAGCTACGCGCTCTCGTCGTCACCAGCGAGAAGCGTTCGCCGTTGCTCCCCGACGTTCCATCTGCTAAGGAAGCCAACCTGCCAAGTTTCGTCATGGACTTCTGGGTCGGCTTCGCCGCCCCTGCGGGCACGCCACAACCCACAATCGACAAGCTGAACCAGGCATTCGTCGCCGCGCTCAATTCCGAGGACGGCAAGCGCCGTCTGGCGGAACAAGGGCTGACCCCCGTGGCCAACACACCAGCACAGGCGACACAACTCGTCGCAGCAGAAATAAAGCGTTGGGCGACGGTGGTGAAGACTGCCAACATCAAGGCTGAGTAA
- a CDS encoding CaiB/BaiF CoA transferase family protein gives MAIKPLSGIRVLDLTNVLAGPFACHQLAHMGADVIKVEARLTGDLARQLGADHDLNKAMMGVSFLAQNPGKRSITLDLKHPKGKEALRRLVRTADVVVENYRPGVMKRLGLGYEDLLKENPTLIYCAISGFGQDGPLRDLPAYDQIIQGMSGVMSITGAPENAPYRVGYPVADTIGGITAAFAIAAALADSKRSSGVFIDVSMLEAAMATMGWAVSNHLIAGREPKPLGNDNVTASPSGTFRTGDGLLNIAANKQEQFEAVCDVLGHPEWKKDSRFAERQGRLQHRTELKTRVEEALSSKTADEWWQLLNKAGVPAGPVYTVPQALDHPQIASRGMVGTFSEVPGVGRDIRLVRTGFKLNGETPSVVHPPPQLGEHTAAVLAELGYTDSEIQEHIKEKVV, from the coding sequence ATGGCGATCAAACCTTTAAGCGGCATCCGAGTATTGGATCTCACGAATGTCCTCGCTGGGCCGTTCGCGTGCCACCAGTTGGCTCACATGGGCGCTGACGTCATCAAGGTCGAGGCGCGGTTAACCGGTGACCTAGCGCGGCAGTTAGGAGCCGACCACGACTTGAACAAAGCGATGATGGGCGTGTCCTTCCTGGCACAGAACCCGGGCAAGCGTTCCATCACCCTGGACCTGAAGCATCCCAAAGGCAAGGAAGCCCTGCGACGCTTGGTGCGCACTGCCGACGTGGTGGTTGAAAACTACCGTCCGGGGGTGATGAAGCGTCTGGGCCTGGGCTATGAGGATCTTCTGAAGGAGAATCCCACGCTAATCTACTGCGCGATTTCTGGCTTCGGTCAAGATGGTCCTCTGCGCGACTTGCCAGCATACGACCAGATCATCCAGGGCATGTCCGGTGTCATGAGCATCACAGGCGCCCCGGAGAATGCGCCGTACCGTGTGGGCTATCCGGTTGCCGACACCATCGGGGGCATCACAGCAGCCTTCGCCATCGCCGCTGCACTAGCGGATAGCAAGCGCAGCAGTGGCGTGTTCATCGACGTGTCGATGCTGGAGGCGGCCATGGCTACCATGGGTTGGGCGGTGTCGAACCACCTGATTGCGGGTCGCGAACCTAAGCCATTGGGCAACGACAACGTCACGGCGAGCCCTTCAGGTACCTTCCGCACCGGCGACGGCCTATTGAACATCGCAGCCAACAAGCAAGAGCAATTCGAAGCCGTGTGTGATGTGCTGGGGCATCCGGAATGGAAGAAGGACTCACGCTTTGCCGAGCGCCAGGGCCGTTTGCAGCATCGCACTGAGTTGAAGACGCGCGTCGAGGAAGCGCTGTCTAGCAAAACTGCGGACGAATGGTGGCAGCTATTGAACAAAGCTGGTGTGCCAGCAGGCCCGGTCTATACCGTGCCACAGGCACTAGACCATCCGCAGATCGCAAGCCGCGGCATGGTCGGCACCTTCTCAGAAGTGCCTGGTGTAGGCCGCGACATCCGCCTGGTTCGCACCGGCTTCAAACTAAACGGCGAGACTCCAAGCGTCGTCCACCCGCCGCCCCAGCTTGGCGAACACACGGCAGCTGTTTTGGCCGAGCTCGGCTACACGGACAGCGAAATTCAAGAGCATATCAAGGAGAAGGTTGTATGA
- a CDS encoding citryl-CoA lyase, which translates to MSTNDPRVSDWWRTSIIEMRPGVIRFRGYAIEDLIGQAGFAQMIWLMTRGELPTDSQGRLLDAALMAGVDHGPQAPSIAIARMATTCGVGLNNAMASAVNVLGDVHGGAGEQAVEMFEDIAARQAAGASLENSVRGGLDTAIEQHGKFVAGFGHRFHPVDPRSPRLMQLVEEAATAGIVDGKFAAIGRAVERELAERKGGRRIPMNIDGATAVIYAELGFPAPLARGLFCLSRSVGILAHAWEQKQQGGRNKGPLPREYLWTYDGPAPRAVPQRDA; encoded by the coding sequence ATGAGCACGAATGATCCCCGCGTCTCTGACTGGTGGCGCACCTCCATCATCGAAATGCGCCCTGGCGTGATCCGATTCCGCGGCTACGCCATTGAGGACTTGATCGGCCAAGCCGGCTTCGCGCAGATGATATGGCTGATGACACGCGGCGAATTGCCTACTGACAGCCAGGGCCGTTTGCTCGACGCCGCCCTGATGGCCGGCGTTGACCACGGGCCGCAGGCACCAAGCATCGCCATCGCACGCATGGCTACCACCTGCGGTGTGGGTCTGAACAACGCCATGGCATCCGCAGTTAACGTGCTAGGCGACGTTCATGGCGGCGCCGGCGAGCAGGCCGTAGAGATGTTCGAGGACATCGCTGCACGGCAGGCAGCGGGCGCCTCACTTGAAAACAGTGTGCGCGGCGGCCTGGACACAGCCATTGAGCAACACGGTAAATTCGTCGCAGGGTTTGGACACCGATTCCACCCTGTGGACCCGCGCTCGCCCCGCCTAATGCAACTGGTCGAGGAGGCTGCAACGGCCGGCATCGTTGATGGCAAGTTTGCGGCGATTGGGCGCGCGGTCGAGCGTGAGCTGGCAGAGCGCAAAGGCGGCCGCCGCATCCCCATGAACATCGACGGCGCCACTGCTGTGATCTACGCCGAACTGGGGTTTCCGGCGCCTCTAGCGCGCGGCCTGTTCTGCCTATCGCGCTCGGTGGGCATTCTTGCACATGCATGGGAGCAGAAGCAGCAAGGCGGACGTAACAAGGGTCCTTTACCACGCGAGTACCTGTGGACTTACGACGGCCCTGCGCCGCGCGCAGTTCCGCAGCGCGATGCCTGA
- a CDS encoding alpha/beta hydrolase family protein, with protein sequence MQTIVRWSAIALATIFLAACATPDREEHLAERSAFFTLGKYAGDKGKEVMRGAMYVEHLRPAHTTQPYPIIMFHGAAQTSMNWISTPDGRKGWAPYFLERGYEVYLIDQPARGRSAWHPGIDGTMRNLPAPVIEQLFTASAALGKWPQAKHHTQWPGDGPNKGRVGDPVFDQFYASQVEYLASNAETQTLIRSAGEALLDRIGPAILLTHSQAGPFGWLLADARPKLVKQSSPWSQMLRRSRPRPSSGPACNSPGV encoded by the coding sequence ATGCAAACCATCGTCCGCTGGAGCGCTATTGCACTGGCAACCATCTTTCTTGCCGCCTGCGCGACGCCGGACCGCGAAGAGCACCTAGCCGAGCGCAGCGCATTCTTCACACTAGGTAAATATGCTGGCGACAAGGGAAAAGAGGTGATGCGAGGTGCGATGTACGTCGAGCACCTGCGCCCAGCGCATACCACGCAACCTTACCCGATCATCATGTTCCATGGAGCAGCCCAGACGTCCATGAACTGGATCAGCACGCCGGACGGTCGCAAAGGTTGGGCACCCTACTTCCTGGAGCGGGGTTACGAGGTGTATTTGATCGACCAGCCCGCCCGCGGACGTTCCGCCTGGCATCCCGGCATCGATGGCACGATGCGCAACCTCCCCGCCCCTGTCATCGAGCAACTGTTCACTGCGTCGGCTGCTCTGGGAAAATGGCCACAGGCCAAGCACCACACGCAATGGCCTGGCGATGGCCCGAACAAGGGCCGTGTGGGTGACCCTGTGTTCGATCAGTTCTACGCCAGCCAGGTGGAGTATTTAGCCTCCAATGCCGAGACCCAAACGCTGATTCGCAGCGCCGGCGAGGCCCTGCTGGACCGCATCGGTCCGGCCATTCTGTTGACACACTCTCAGGCGGGCCCCTTCGGATGGCTTCTCGCCGATGCACGTCCGAAGCTAGTGAAGCAATCGTCGCCGTGGAGCCAAATGCTCCGCCGATCCAGGCCTCGCCCGTCTTCAGGGCCAGCATGCAACTCGCCTGGGGTGTGA
- a CDS encoding alpha/beta hydrolase family protein, giving the protein MQLAWGVTDIPVSYTPAIRSTDELVLEQEATASQPDLVACWRQKEPARKLTHVGGRPILVLITESSYHAQYDHCLSNWLTQAGVANEMVRLEQVGIRGNGHMVMLEKNSLEVASWIDRWLRSKVR; this is encoded by the coding sequence ATGCAACTCGCCTGGGGTGTGACCGACATCCCCGTCTCCTACACCCCCGCGATCCGAAGTACCGACGAGCTGGTGCTAGAGCAGGAAGCTACAGCCTCACAGCCGGACCTCGTGGCATGCTGGCGGCAGAAAGAGCCGGCGCGAAAATTGACCCATGTCGGCGGACGGCCGATCCTGGTCCTGATTACGGAATCCTCCTACCACGCACAATACGACCACTGCCTGTCGAACTGGCTGACTCAGGCAGGAGTAGCTAACGAAATGGTGCGACTCGAGCAGGTCGGCATCCGAGGGAACGGACACATGGTGATGCTAGAGAAGAACAGCCTCGAAGTGGCCTCTTGGATAGACCGCTGGCTACGCAGCAAAGTCCGATAA